A single genomic interval of Novosphingobium ginsenosidimutans harbors:
- a CDS encoding ubiquinol-cytochrome C chaperone family protein, protein MGLFDRLFGKSVDEHAEVRPLWHAIVSVARTPRWYSELGVADTVPGRFDAVALVMALVLLRMEREPELVSKSILLTELFVTDMDGQLRETGLGDMVVGKHVSKLMGALGGRMDALRGALAGEEPMEAALVRNVTLNGDAAGLAAEVRALADLLDTCDAAGLLAGKIAP, encoded by the coding sequence ATGGGTCTGTTTGACCGCCTGTTCGGTAAATCAGTCGACGAGCACGCCGAAGTCCGCCCGCTGTGGCACGCCATCGTCTCCGTCGCGCGCACGCCGCGCTGGTATTCGGAACTGGGCGTGGCCGATACCGTGCCAGGGCGGTTCGACGCCGTGGCGCTGGTCATGGCGCTCGTCCTGCTGCGGATGGAGCGCGAGCCTGAGCTGGTTAGCAAATCGATCTTGCTGACCGAACTGTTCGTGACCGATATGGATGGCCAGCTGCGCGAAACAGGTCTGGGTGACATGGTGGTGGGCAAGCATGTCAGCAAGCTGATGGGCGCGCTGGGCGGACGGATGGACGCGCTCCGCGGGGCGCTGGCCGGCGAGGAACCGATGGAAGCCGCGCTGGTGCGCAATGTGACGCTTAACGGAGATGCGGCGGGGTTGGCGGCGGAAGTGCGGGCACTGGCAGATCTGTTGGACACCTGCGATGCGGCCGGGCTGCTGGCCGGGAAGATTGCACCATGA
- a CDS encoding ABCB family ABC transporter ATP-binding protein/permease translates to MPPEKPTDKTARHDGWGTLRRFLPYLWPEHDWKLRARIVGALLLILLSTATQFSLPYFLKWAIDAMNVTGNRVATFAMLFVLAYSAARLGGVVFDNLRNIVFERVGQQATANLAENVFNRLHRLSLRFHLARRTGEVTKVIERGTKSIDTMLYFMLFNIAPTIILLVGVAVIFYLNFGWPLVIATAVAVVAYSWVTRAITEWRTALREQMNRLDGQALSRAVDSLLNYETVKYFNAEAREEARYAQATQAYAKAAVKSENSLGLLNIAQSVITNLLMAVAMALTVYGWARGEYSAGQLVFVQTYLAQLFRPLDMLGMVYRTIRQGLTDMADMFRLIDTDIEVRDAPGAPALVVRRPTLTFDNVVFGYERDRTILSGLSFEVPAGNQVAIVGPSGAGKSTIARLVFRFYDPWSGRILIDGQDIAQVTQASLRAHIGIVPQDSVLFNDTIGYNIAYGRDGATQADVEQAARDAALMDLIGRLPAGFETEVGERGLKLSGGEKQRVAIARTLVKNPPILLLDEATSALDTRTEQDVLATLHRVSSGRTSLSIAHRLSTIADADTILVLNAGQLAEAGTHNELLRRDGLYAEMWARQAEAVEELGEAAE, encoded by the coding sequence ATGCCGCCCGAAAAACCGACCGACAAGACCGCCCGCCACGATGGCTGGGGCACGCTGCGGCGCTTCCTGCCCTATCTGTGGCCGGAACATGATTGGAAGCTGCGCGCCCGTATCGTCGGTGCGCTGCTACTGATTCTGCTGTCCACCGCGACCCAGTTCAGCCTGCCCTATTTCCTGAAATGGGCCATCGACGCGATGAACGTCACTGGCAACCGTGTGGCGACCTTCGCCATGCTGTTCGTGCTGGCCTATTCGGCGGCGCGGCTGGGCGGCGTGGTGTTCGACAACCTGCGCAACATCGTGTTTGAACGGGTGGGCCAGCAGGCGACGGCAAATCTGGCCGAGAATGTCTTCAACCGTCTGCACCGGCTGTCGCTGCGTTTCCACCTTGCCCGCCGCACCGGCGAGGTCACCAAGGTGATCGAGCGCGGGACCAAGAGCATCGACACGATGCTCTATTTCATGCTGTTCAACATCGCCCCCACGATCATCCTGCTCGTCGGCGTGGCGGTGATCTTTTACCTCAACTTCGGCTGGCCACTGGTGATTGCCACGGCGGTTGCCGTGGTGGCCTATAGCTGGGTCACCCGCGCAATCACCGAATGGCGCACCGCGCTGCGCGAGCAGATGAACCGGCTGGATGGCCAAGCCCTGTCACGCGCGGTCGACTCGCTGCTGAACTATGAGACGGTCAAGTACTTCAACGCCGAGGCGCGTGAGGAAGCCCGCTATGCCCAGGCGACCCAGGCCTATGCCAAGGCCGCGGTAAAGAGCGAAAACAGCCTGGGCCTGCTCAATATCGCCCAATCGGTCATCACCAACCTGCTGATGGCCGTAGCCATGGCGCTGACGGTTTATGGCTGGGCCCGCGGCGAATACAGCGCCGGGCAACTGGTGTTCGTCCAGACCTACCTGGCCCAGCTGTTCCGCCCGCTCGACATGCTGGGCATGGTCTATCGCACGATCCGCCAGGGCCTGACCGACATGGCCGACATGTTCCGGCTGATCGACACCGACATCGAGGTGCGCGACGCGCCGGGCGCCCCGGCGCTGGTGGTGAGGCGCCCCACCCTCACTTTCGACAATGTCGTCTTCGGCTATGAGCGCGACCGCACGATCCTGAGCGGCCTGTCGTTCGAGGTGCCGGCCGGCAACCAGGTAGCGATCGTCGGCCCTTCGGGCGCAGGCAAGAGCACGATCGCGCGGTTGGTGTTCCGGTTCTACGATCCCTGGTCGGGCCGGATCCTGATCGACGGGCAGGATATTGCCCAGGTCACCCAGGCCAGCCTGCGCGCGCATATCGGCATCGTGCCGCAGGATTCGGTGCTGTTCAACGATACCATCGGCTACAACATCGCCTATGGCCGCGACGGGGCAACCCAGGCCGATGTCGAACAGGCTGCCCGCGATGCCGCGCTGATGGACCTGATCGGGCGCCTGCCGGCCGGTTTCGAAACTGAAGTGGGAGAACGCGGTCTCAAGCTATCGGGCGGGGAGAAGCAGCGCGTCGCGATTGCCCGGACGCTGGTGAAGAACCCGCCGATCCTGCTGCTGGATGAGGCGACCTCGGCGCTCGACACCCGGACCGAGCAGGACGTGCTCGCAACGCTCCACCGCGTCAGCTCTGGGCGGACCTCACTGTCGATTGCACACCGGCTCTCGACCATCGCCGATGCCGATACGATCCTGGTGCTAAACGCCGGACAGCTGGCGGAAGCCGGCACCCACAACGAGTTGCTGCGCCGCGACGGGCTCTATGCCGAAATGTGGGCGCGCCAGGCCGAGGCGGTCGAGGAACTGGGCGAAGCGGCAGAGTAG
- the ssb gene encoding single-stranded DNA-binding protein — protein sequence MAGSVNKVILIGNLGQDPEVKSFQNGGRIANLRIATSENWKDRATGERKERTEWHSVVLQSDGLVGVAEKYLRKGSKVYIEGQLRTRKWQDASGNDRYTTEISVGMNGVLTMLDGAPGGGQGGGMGGGQRSGGGGDWGGGSGGGQRSGGSDFGGGAGGGSRGGFADDLDDDIPF from the coding sequence ATGGCAGGTAGCGTCAACAAGGTAATCTTGATCGGTAATCTGGGCCAGGATCCCGAGGTCAAGAGCTTCCAGAACGGCGGCCGGATCGCCAACCTGCGAATCGCCACCAGCGAAAACTGGAAGGACCGCGCCACCGGTGAGCGCAAGGAACGGACGGAGTGGCACAGCGTCGTGCTGCAGTCCGATGGCTTGGTCGGCGTGGCCGAAAAGTACCTGCGCAAGGGCAGCAAGGTCTACATCGAAGGCCAGCTGCGCACCCGCAAGTGGCAGGATGCCTCCGGCAATGATCGTTACACCACCGAGATTTCGGTCGGCATGAACGGCGTCCTAACAATGCTCGATGGTGCACCCGGCGGTGGCCAGGGTGGCGGAATGGGCGGCGGCCAGCGCTCCGGTGGCGGCGGGGACTGGGGCGGCGGCTCCGGTGGCGGTCAGCGCTCGGGCGGCAGCGACTTCGGTGGCGGAGCCGGCGGCGGCTCGCGCGGCGGCTTTGCCGACGACCTGGACGACGATATCCCGTTCTGA
- the hslU gene encoding ATP-dependent protease ATPase subunit HslU, protein MNQNLTPKAIVAALDEHIIGQAEAKKAVAVALRNRWRRQRLSPELRDEVTPKNILMIGPTGCGKTEISRRLAKLADAPFVKVEATKFTEVGYVGRDVEQIARDLVEEAIRLEKDRRREAVRDAASKAAMDRLLKALVGENASEATRESFRQRITENAMNDVEVEIEVEDAPGMPFDMPGMPGGVGMINLSEMMSKAMGRQNLKRRKLKVPQAWDKLVDEEAEKRMDQDDVARVALANAEANGIVFIDEIDKIAVSDVRGGSVSREGVQRDLLPLIEGTTVATKYGPMKTDHVLFIGSGAFHVAKPSDMLPELQGRLPIRVELKALSEEDFVRILAETRANLVTQYKALLGTEKVTVEFTPEAIRAIARIAAQVNEAVENIGARRLQTVMEKLLEELSFEAEDREGETVLIDEAYVSARLDGLARDTDLSKYIL, encoded by the coding sequence ATGAACCAGAACCTGACCCCCAAGGCGATCGTCGCCGCGCTGGACGAGCACATCATTGGCCAGGCCGAGGCCAAGAAGGCCGTCGCCGTCGCTCTGCGCAACCGCTGGCGTCGCCAGCGCCTCTCGCCCGAACTGCGCGACGAGGTGACGCCCAAGAATATCCTGATGATCGGGCCGACGGGCTGCGGCAAGACCGAGATCAGCCGCCGCCTGGCCAAGCTGGCCGACGCACCGTTCGTCAAGGTTGAGGCGACCAAGTTCACCGAGGTTGGCTATGTTGGGCGCGATGTCGAGCAGATTGCCCGCGATCTGGTCGAGGAAGCGATCCGGCTCGAAAAGGACCGCCGCCGCGAAGCCGTGCGCGATGCTGCCAGCAAGGCGGCGATGGACCGCCTGCTCAAGGCCTTGGTTGGCGAAAACGCCAGCGAGGCAACCCGCGAAAGCTTCCGCCAGCGGATCACCGAGAACGCGATGAACGATGTCGAGGTGGAGATCGAGGTCGAGGACGCGCCGGGCATGCCGTTCGATATGCCGGGGATGCCTGGCGGGGTCGGGATGATCAACCTTTCGGAGATGATGTCGAAGGCGATGGGCCGCCAGAACCTCAAGCGCCGCAAGCTCAAGGTCCCGCAGGCCTGGGACAAGCTGGTCGACGAGGAAGCCGAAAAGCGCATGGACCAGGATGATGTCGCCCGCGTTGCCCTCGCCAATGCCGAGGCCAACGGGATCGTCTTCATTGACGAGATCGACAAGATCGCCGTGTCCGACGTCCGCGGCGGCTCGGTCAGCCGCGAAGGCGTGCAGCGCGATCTGCTGCCGTTGATCGAGGGCACGACTGTCGCCACCAAGTATGGCCCGATGAAGACCGACCACGTGCTGTTTATCGGCTCGGGCGCGTTTCATGTGGCCAAGCCCAGCGATATGCTGCCTGAACTGCAGGGCCGCCTGCCGATCAGGGTTGAGCTGAAGGCGCTGAGCGAGGAGGACTTCGTCCGGATCCTCGCTGAAACGCGCGCCAACCTGGTTACCCAGTACAAGGCGCTGCTCGGCACGGAGAAAGTCACGGTTGAGTTCACCCCCGAAGCGATCCGCGCCATTGCCCGGATCGCCGCGCAGGTGAACGAGGCGGTCGAGAACATCGGCGCCCGCCGGCTCCAGACCGTGATGGAAAAGCTGCTCGAGGAACTGAGCTTTGAGGCCGAGGACCGCGAGGGTGAGACCGTGTTGATCGACGAGGCCTATGTCTCCGCCCGTCTCGATGGCCTCGCGCGGGATACTGACCTGTCGAAGTATATCCTCTAG
- a CDS encoding YceD family protein: MSEFSRTYDPRLLPGSAVELAASEAERAALAQRFGLVRIDQMTARIDLEREAAGASAKGRLQAEIVQSCAVSGEDLPVSINEPINLHFIPARGPSAPDEEIELEAEELDEIEFEGSLFDLGEALAQTLALAIDPYAVGPNAEEARRKAGLLDKDMSGPFAALAALKKPD, from the coding sequence ATGAGCGAATTCAGCCGCACCTATGACCCCCGCCTGCTGCCGGGCAGCGCGGTCGAACTGGCAGCAAGCGAAGCCGAACGCGCCGCCCTCGCCCAACGCTTTGGCCTGGTCCGGATCGACCAGATGACCGCGCGGATCGACCTTGAACGCGAAGCGGCCGGCGCCAGCGCCAAGGGGCGGCTGCAGGCTGAAATCGTGCAGAGCTGCGCGGTCAGCGGCGAGGACCTGCCCGTTTCGATCAACGAACCGATCAACCTCCACTTCATCCCCGCGCGCGGCCCTTCGGCGCCCGATGAAGAGATCGAGCTAGAAGCCGAGGAACTCGACGAGATCGAATTCGAAGGCAGCCTGTTCGACTTGGGCGAGGCCCTTGCCCAGACGCTGGCGCTCGCGATCGATCCCTATGCGGTGGGGCCCAACGCAGAAGAAGCCCGGCGCAAGGCCGGGCTCCTCGACAAGGACATGTCTGGTCCCTTTGCCGCGCTGGCCGCGCTGAAGAAGCCGGACTGA
- a CDS encoding DUF1737 domain-containing protein codes for MSTPPDDRPIYRLLTGKDDRAFCERVSEALEQGWRLYGSPILAWDEEGGYMKAAQAVVWKDADVVK; via the coding sequence ATGAGCACCCCGCCCGATGACCGCCCGATCTATCGTCTCCTCACCGGCAAGGATGACCGCGCCTTTTGCGAGCGCGTGTCCGAAGCGCTGGAGCAGGGCTGGCGGCTCTATGGCTCGCCGATCCTCGCCTGGGACGAGGAGGGCGGCTACATGAAGGCTGCCCAGGCGGTGGTGTGGAAGGACGCGGATGTGGTGAAGTAG
- a CDS encoding COQ9 family protein, with the protein MSTEATSLEDLRRQLAPAIADAAVFDGWSDAAVTAAAEQEDVDPAVAAFAFSGGAMAMIAAWIAACDEAMANEWPAEKLAQLKIRERIRTLVQFRLDYVTPQQEALVRALAIMAMPQNAPQALKLGWSSADLMWRLAGDTATDYNHYTKRTILSGIYAATLAVLAHDRSEAQADTRAFLERRIDGVMKFEKAKAQFLNRDFTGFSPSRFLGRLRYPAR; encoded by the coding sequence ATGAGCACCGAAGCCACCTCGCTCGAAGACCTGCGTCGCCAGCTGGCCCCGGCCATAGCCGATGCGGCCGTGTTTGACGGGTGGAGCGACGCGGCCGTAACCGCAGCCGCCGAGCAAGAAGACGTCGATCCGGCGGTCGCCGCCTTTGCCTTTTCCGGCGGGGCCATGGCGATGATCGCCGCCTGGATTGCAGCCTGCGATGAGGCCATGGCGAACGAGTGGCCGGCCGAAAAGCTGGCCCAGCTCAAGATCCGCGAACGGATCCGTACCCTTGTCCAGTTCCGGCTTGATTACGTTACGCCGCAACAGGAGGCGCTGGTTCGCGCGCTGGCGATCATGGCCATGCCGCAGAACGCACCGCAGGCGCTGAAGCTGGGCTGGAGCAGTGCTGACCTGATGTGGCGGCTCGCCGGCGATACGGCGACCGATTACAACCACTATACCAAGCGGACGATCCTGTCGGGCATCTACGCGGCCACGCTGGCCGTACTGGCCCACGATCGCAGCGAAGCGCAGGCCGACACCCGCGCCTTCCTCGAACGGCGAATCGATGGGGTGATGAAGTTCGAAAAGGCCAAGGCGCAGTTTTTGAACCGGGATTTCACCGGTTTCAGCCCGTCGCGGTTTCTAGGGCGGCTGCGTTATCCGGCGCGCTGA
- a CDS encoding FeoA family protein, translating to MTLDSLPIGQRARIAAVDWAVLAEEEGQRLRALGLEAGAKVAVAHRGIFGGADPLAVTIGRMTVALRRAHARAMQVELV from the coding sequence ATGACACTCGATTCCCTGCCGATTGGCCAGCGCGCCCGCATTGCCGCGGTCGATTGGGCTGTGCTGGCCGAGGAAGAGGGGCAGCGCTTGCGCGCCCTGGGGCTTGAAGCCGGGGCGAAGGTTGCCGTGGCACATCGCGGCATCTTCGGCGGTGCAGACCCTTTGGCGGTTACGATCGGGCGAATGACCGTGGCACTGCGCCGTGCCCATGCCCGCGCGATGCAGGTGGAGCTGGTCTGA
- a CDS encoding retroviral-like aspartic protease family protein — translation MPASSLLLPLLLAAALPVFAGQDGQQQAAATDVVAIRKDQWSRMTVPVKVVEQGPFRFLIDTGSQNTVLSRELATRLSLVSNRKARLISVAGTQMVDMVDLDQIDLGRRSYYGLSAPVLESEHMGADGILGLDSLQDQRVLVDFKKGLMAIDDAKNLGGNRGFEIVVEARRRSGQLIMADAKLEGIKVQVVIDTGAETSIGNIALQKALARKRKSEKIELLSVTGHTVSADLSYARWLEIADVRFNNVAIAYTDAPAFKALKLDSRPSLLLGMRDLRSLDRLAIDFSSRRILFDVPSGVL, via the coding sequence ATGCCCGCTTCCAGCCTGCTCTTGCCGCTGTTGCTTGCCGCTGCCCTGCCGGTCTTTGCCGGGCAGGATGGCCAGCAGCAGGCCGCCGCCACCGACGTCGTTGCGATCCGCAAGGATCAGTGGAGCCGGATGACCGTGCCGGTTAAGGTGGTAGAGCAAGGCCCGTTCCGCTTCCTGATCGATACCGGATCGCAGAACACCGTCCTGTCCCGCGAACTGGCGACGCGGCTCTCGCTGGTATCCAACCGCAAGGCGCGGCTGATCAGCGTGGCGGGCACGCAAATGGTCGACATGGTCGATCTCGACCAGATCGATCTGGGTCGCCGCTCCTACTACGGCCTTTCCGCGCCCGTGCTGGAGAGCGAACATATGGGGGCCGATGGCATCCTCGGGCTCGACAGCCTGCAGGACCAGCGCGTTCTAGTCGATTTCAAGAAGGGCCTGATGGCGATTGACGATGCCAAGAACCTTGGCGGCAACCGCGGATTCGAAATCGTGGTCGAAGCGCGGCGCCGTTCGGGCCAGCTGATCATGGCCGATGCCAAGCTGGAAGGGATCAAGGTCCAGGTGGTGATCGATACCGGTGCCGAAACATCGATCGGCAACATTGCGCTGCAAAAGGCGCTGGCACGCAAGCGCAAGTCGGAAAAGATTGAACTGCTGAGCGTGACCGGTCACACCGTCAGCGCCGATCTAAGCTATGCCCGCTGGCTCGAGATTGCGGACGTCCGGTTCAACAATGTCGCGATTGCCTATACCGATGCGCCCGCATTCAAGGCGTTGAAGCTCGACAGCCGCCCCTCGCTGCTGCTTGGCATGCGCGACTTGCGCAGCCTTGACCGACTGGCGATCGACTTCTCCTCGCGCCGGATCCTGTTCGACGTGCCTTCAGGCGTGCTCTGA
- a CDS encoding outer membrane protein assembly factor BamE, whose protein sequence is MRAAVIKAVVVLAAAGTLGACNSIKDHRGYLVDQPLLDSVQPGIDNRQSVERTLGRPTFESAFGRKDWYYISSNTRQAAFTRPKINDQLVLRISFDERGNVAGIERSGMEKVVFLDPDSDKTPTLGRERTFLEDLFGNIGTVGTGAGGAGGGPGGPNGS, encoded by the coding sequence ATGCGAGCAGCAGTGATCAAGGCGGTGGTGGTTCTGGCGGCAGCGGGAACGCTGGGCGCCTGCAACTCGATCAAGGATCACCGCGGCTATCTGGTCGATCAGCCGCTGCTCGATTCGGTTCAGCCGGGGATCGACAACCGCCAGTCGGTGGAACGCACCCTTGGCCGCCCGACCTTCGAAAGCGCCTTTGGCCGCAAGGACTGGTACTACATCTCGTCCAACACCCGCCAGGCGGCGTTCACCCGGCCCAAGATCAATGATCAGCTGGTGCTGCGGATCAGCTTTGACGAGCGCGGCAATGTCGCCGGAATTGAGCGGTCGGGCATGGAAAAGGTCGTGTTCCTCGATCCCGACAGCGACAAGACCCCGACACTGGGTCGTGAGCGGACCTTCCTTGAGGATCTGTTCGGCAATATCGGCACGGTCGGGACCGGGGCTGGCGGCGCTGGCGGTGGTCCGGGCGGCCCGAACGGCAGCTAA
- the feoB gene encoding ferrous iron transporter B → MPELRSAALVGNPNAGKSALFNALTGARQKIANYPGVTVERKAGRLILPTGETIELTDLPGSYGLDATSPDEEVTRKVVLGELPGEPAPQVLVVVLDASNLEQHLVFAQEVIALGRPTVVALNMVDLAERDGLVLDPAALESALGVPVIPTVAVRRRGLPELAAAIAAAEERSAERPHPHTTLTERRVSAQAIAEAAILSETAQHRLHARLDQFLLHPWIGPLVLFGLLFVVFQAVFTGATPFADALEGGIAAVADQVRASVPQGMVRDFVTEGVLSGVGSVVVFLPQIVILFFFILAMEASGYMARAAFLMDRLMARVGLSGRSFIPLLSSFACAIPGIMATRSIADPRDRLTTILIAPLMTCSARLPVYAVIIAAFIPNRAVLPGVGLQGLVLFGLYVVGIVGAMVVALVLRSSVTKGAASGFIMELPKYQLPRAKDLLLGLWQRAWIFLRRAGTIIFTVTVVLWLLLNFPRAGEGQNQVDASIAGKLANGLAVVVEPIGFNRDIALSLIPAMAAREVAVASLATSYAVAAEDEEQAALALGEQLRTKWSLPTALAFLAWFVFAPQCMSTIAVARRETNGWKWPLFMLLYLFSLAYIFAGITYWSAVALGL, encoded by the coding sequence ATGCCCGAACTGCGCAGCGCCGCGCTGGTCGGCAATCCCAATGCGGGCAAAAGCGCGCTGTTCAATGCATTGACCGGCGCGCGCCAGAAAATCGCCAACTATCCCGGCGTTACGGTTGAGCGGAAGGCCGGGCGGTTGATTTTGCCGACAGGCGAGACAATCGAACTGACCGACCTGCCGGGCTCTTACGGCCTCGATGCCACCAGCCCGGATGAGGAAGTGACCCGCAAGGTAGTGTTGGGCGAACTGCCAGGCGAACCGGCACCGCAGGTGCTGGTCGTGGTGCTCGATGCCTCGAACCTGGAACAGCACCTGGTCTTCGCGCAGGAAGTGATTGCCCTTGGCCGACCGACGGTGGTCGCGCTTAACATGGTCGACCTCGCTGAGCGGGACGGTCTGGTGCTTGATCCCGCCGCGCTCGAATCCGCACTCGGTGTGCCGGTGATCCCGACTGTCGCGGTGCGTCGTCGCGGGCTGCCTGAACTCGCTGCCGCGATTGCTGCCGCCGAGGAGCGGTCTGCCGAACGGCCGCACCCGCACACGACGCTGACCGAACGCCGCGTTTCGGCCCAGGCGATTGCCGAGGCGGCGATCTTGTCCGAGACGGCGCAGCACCGGCTTCATGCGCGGCTGGACCAGTTCCTGCTCCACCCGTGGATCGGTCCGCTGGTGCTCTTCGGACTGCTGTTCGTAGTGTTCCAAGCGGTGTTCACCGGGGCAACCCCGTTCGCCGATGCCCTGGAAGGCGGCATAGCTGCTGTGGCCGACCAGGTTCGCGCTTCGGTGCCGCAGGGGATGGTGCGGGATTTCGTCACCGAGGGCGTACTGTCTGGCGTCGGCTCGGTCGTGGTGTTCCTGCCGCAGATCGTCATCCTGTTCTTCTTCATCCTGGCGATGGAGGCTTCGGGCTATATGGCCCGAGCCGCCTTCCTGATGGACCGGCTGATGGCCCGTGTCGGCCTTTCGGGCCGCAGTTTCATTCCGCTGCTCTCCAGCTTTGCCTGTGCCATTCCCGGGATCATGGCGACGCGCAGCATCGCCGATCCGCGCGACCGGCTGACCACGATCCTGATCGCCCCGCTGATGACCTGTTCGGCCCGTCTGCCGGTCTATGCGGTGATCATCGCCGCTTTCATTCCCAACCGCGCGGTCCTGCCTGGGGTGGGTTTGCAGGGCCTGGTGCTATTCGGGCTCTATGTTGTCGGGATTGTCGGCGCGATGGTTGTGGCGCTGGTGCTGCGCAGTTCGGTGACCAAAGGTGCCGCATCGGGCTTCATCATGGAACTGCCCAAGTATCAGCTCCCGCGCGCCAAGGACCTGCTGCTTGGCCTGTGGCAGCGCGCGTGGATCTTCCTGCGCCGGGCTGGCACGATCATCTTCACGGTCACGGTCGTTTTGTGGCTGCTGCTCAACTTCCCGCGCGCTGGGGAAGGGCAGAACCAGGTCGATGCCTCGATCGCCGGCAAGCTCGCCAATGGGCTGGCGGTGGTGGTCGAGCCGATCGGCTTCAATCGGGACATTGCCCTCTCGTTGATCCCGGCCATGGCCGCGCGCGAAGTGGCTGTGGCCTCGCTCGCTACCTCCTATGCCGTGGCGGCCGAGGACGAGGAACAGGCCGCGCTGGCGCTGGGTGAACAGCTGCGCACCAAGTGGAGCCTGCCGACCGCGCTGGCTTTCCTTGCCTGGTTCGTCTTTGCGCCGCAGTGCATGAGCACAATCGCCGTCGCCCGGCGTGAGACGAATGGGTGGAAATGGCCCCTGTTCATGTTGCTCTACCTGTTCTCCCTCGCCTACATCTTCGCCGGAATCACCTATTGGAGCGCCGTCGCGCTCGGGTTGTAG
- the hslV gene encoding ATP-dependent protease subunit HslV yields the protein MSTSDNSHGLIPWHGTTIIGVKLGGKTVIAGDGQVSMGNTVMKPNARKVRRIGDGSVIAGFAGATADAFTLFERLEKKLEQHRGQLMRAAVELAKDWRTDKYLRNLEALMIVADKDVLLILTGNGDVLEPEHGIAAIGSGGNYALSAAKALVDYEQDAEKIARRAMAVAAEVCVFTNDRVTVETI from the coding sequence ATGAGCACTTCTGACAACAGCCACGGGCTGATCCCCTGGCACGGCACAACCATCATCGGCGTCAAGCTGGGCGGCAAGACCGTCATCGCCGGCGATGGCCAGGTCTCCATGGGCAACACCGTGATGAAGCCCAACGCGCGCAAGGTGCGGCGGATCGGTGATGGCTCGGTGATCGCCGGCTTCGCCGGTGCCACGGCCGATGCCTTCACCTTGTTTGAGCGGCTGGAAAAGAAGCTGGAACAGCATCGCGGGCAGCTGATGCGTGCCGCGGTCGAACTCGCCAAGGACTGGCGGACCGACAAGTACCTGCGCAACCTTGAGGCGCTGATGATCGTGGCCGACAAGGACGTGCTGCTGATCCTGACCGGCAATGGCGATGTGCTGGAGCCTGAACACGGCATCGCGGCGATCGGCTCGGGCGGGAACTATGCCCTTTCGGCTGCCAAGGCGCTGGTCGATTACGAACAGGACGCCGAAAAGATCGCGCGCCGGGCCATGGCCGTGGCGGCCGAGGTCTGCGTCTTCACCAATGACCGGGTGACCGTCGAAACTATCTAG